A part of Drosophila ananassae strain 14024-0371.13 chromosome 2R, ASM1763931v2, whole genome shotgun sequence genomic DNA contains:
- the LOC26514498 gene encoding 28S ribosomal protein S5, mitochondrial isoform X2 produces MDVKTTNFFIGEGKRGIGAIRAKKICLQPIPAEDIWRGVTAVSNAGKKRGRGKGSGKKVAKDLNKGQSLGMGRNSRVWPGLNSPVLRGYELVHSQKMTDSHDKVNGIIKLRDSMSNFRIMKLNPIDRGWSGSKMPGRSIGPPDSVGEEEFSSFDTRVLENKIVFIMKGNMGRKRRYSVLSVTGNGNGLAGFATAKAPEVRTALRKSKNRAGQKLININLCENRTIYHDFYTAFGKTKIYCFQKPDGYGLICHRAIQTICKVIGIKDLYAKIEGSTNVQHIVKAFFIGIMQQRSYKNIANETNLYVVQKQKAKNGYAEVKGMPYLPTTNPYSAAVADYMHFTLGNKIVLKEKKIFPFYFNSKGHQLYQTKEERFRNQAFVRLHDLVNSYF; encoded by the coding sequence ttCCTGCCGAAGATATTTGGCGTGGAGTCACTGCCGTAAGCAATGCTGGAAAAAAAAGAGGTCGCGGTAAAGGAAGTGGTAAAAAGGTGGCAAAGGACCTAAACAAAGGTCAAAGCCTTGGAATGGGAAGAAACAGTCGTGTCTGGCCTGGATTAAATTCTCCTGTTTTAAGAGGATATGAACTCGTCCATTCTCAGAAAATGACCGATAGCCATGATAAGGTAAACGGAATTATAAAATTGCGTGACTCAATGAGCAACTTCAGGATAATGAAATTAAATCCAATAGACCGTGGATGGTCTGGAAGTAAAATGCCCGGTCGTAGTATTGGTCCGCCTGATAGTGTAGGCGAGGAAGAATTTAGTTCGTTTGATACCCGCGTTTTAGAGAACAAAATTGTCTTTATTATGAAAGGAAATATGGGAAGAAAACGAAGATATTCTGTATTGTCGGTAACAGGAAATGGCAATGGATTGGCAGGATTTGCTACAGCTAAAGCACCCGAAGTCAGAACTGCTCTTCGAAAATCCAAGAATCGGGCAGGTCAAAAGCTTATTAATATAAATCTGTGTGAAAATAGAACAATATATCATGACTTTTATACTGCATTTGGGAAGACcaaaatatattgttttcaaaaacCTGATGGATATGGCTTAATATGTCACCGGGCCATACAAACAATTTGTAAGGTTATAGGAATAAAAGATTTATATGCAAAAATTGAAGGCTCTACGAATGTACAACATATAGTCAAGGCCTTTTTTATTGGTATAATGCAACAAAGATCTTACAAAAATATTGCAAATGAAACAAATCTGTATGTTGTtcaaaagcaaaaagcaaaaaatgggTACGCCGAAGTCAAAGGTATGCCATATTTACCTACAACGAATCCTTATAGTGCTGCCGTTGCAGATTATATGCATTTCACACTTGGGaacaaaattgttttaaaagaaaaaaaaatatttcccttTTATTTTAACTCCAAAGGACATCAATTGTATCAAACTAAAGAGGAGCGATTTCGAAATCAAGCGTTTGTTCGATTACACGATTTGGTTAATTCCTATTtttaa